In the Topomyia yanbarensis strain Yona2022 chromosome 3, ASM3024719v1, whole genome shotgun sequence genome, one interval contains:
- the LOC131690390 gene encoding inner centromere protein B yields the protein MDDLLAKFEELVLHTLEAESRLEDEFQKCTQKVDDFVLQAICSGTPVQNKKRPKRLDSIDDCGRDQEHETSNASNSSSTVSRASHKKKSVHDNHQQGMVQSKPPPELEESQTRPGRTARLKAAQNLKEPSLSSKLRQPGITIKKERISTGVKKDQIEPMELDEENDANLMNGVAPLEQNKDQPEKRKSNDEGFGSTNEKEKEADEVPSREMSIMVIPVPVPKVEVLSDDEATEKMPPPSMPPPSLAQPKTRARQKRMDKSKTKSSHTFPVPIKREIDTDETSSAVSSSESTLSNVSTTKTSERVRKKKQSAQIEMEKVHIKTEKLSMEEKVKASKSRTTEKASANTSPAQSEKSVYEDALEGDAVMRHVAVSLDKVVTGPVEKNQTFAIDSKNGTFSVPASNGTFVLPSPTGAANGTFQIRSPENAVNETFDVRQLPGPGNSTFVMENKNTSEKQQALINASIMTEDNSQTEESPEKPKSKKPSVAKKPATLAKINPKKHHELFSLQSPIKTRIEAFEKAAIGSPMHTRTGKVTTPNQPARLPPKTSTTPLASQRFPSTAKVTTPTTQNSLLQGKGISSSASKLAHLQKRPITASGTLAKSQSLSREPSFDRLTGTLSAASSSSSLAIDEKKKKREEKQRLAQQQREQIEKEKREHAERLMREKEEKHRKLVQEKEEKLRAEQVKKAKKMEEFEKRRHLEELNQRQLAELKREELAKLEQQQRAEREQEILKINQAKENYEIKLHKQMYQQKLQQQQKLQQASLQQQQLLQQQKQKSGSTAAAPAEKSSKAYFNFDMIQTDDSTDDESVSSSKKTKRPPLPAWSSKESRFQLIRTQAEIHLKVIDQFFSVAPMTPDLREIFPSIDARKLKRNSSAVWRTPPRYSQMPKY from the exons ATGGATGATTTACTGGCCAAATTTGAGGAGTTGGTTCTACATACACTGGAAGCAGAATCTCGCCTGGAGGACGAATTCCAG AAATGCACCCAGAAAGTGGACGATTTTGTGCTGCAGGCCATTTGTAGCGGAACACCAGTTCAGAACAAGAAACGTCCAAAACGGCTAGATTCGATAGATGACTGCGGCCGTGATCAGGAGCACGAAACGTCGAATGCATCCAACAGTAGCTCTACGGTATCACGTGCAAGTCACAAGAAGAAGAGCGTCCATGATAATCATCAGCAAGGGATGGTGCAATCAAAACCTCCACCGGAACTTGAAGAAAGTCAAACTCGTCCAGGTCGTACGGCTCGTTTGAAGGCTGCTCAAAATTTAAAAGAACCTAGTTTATCCTCGAAACTGCGGCAGCCTGGCATTACTATTAAGAAAGAGCGAATCTCGACGGGCGTTAAAAAGGACCAAATCGAACCGATGGAGCTGGATGAGGAAAATGATGCCAACTTGATGAATGGCGTGGCTCCGTTGGAACAAAACAAGGACCAACCCGAAAAGAGGAAATCAAACGACGAAGGATTTGGGAGCACTAACGAAAAGGAGAAGGAAGCTGACGAAGTTCCATCCAGAGAAATGTCCATTATGGTTATTCCGGTACCTGTTCCAAAGGTTGAGGTACTGTCGGATGATGAAGCCACTGAAAAGATGCCACCTCCTTCAATGCCTCCTCCATCGTTGGCGCAACCGAAAACAAGAGCTCGGCAGAAGCGGATGGACAAATCAAAGACCAAAAGTTCACACACATTTCCGGTTCCGATCAAACGGGAAATAGATACCGATGAGACTTCTTCGGCAGTTTCATCGTCAGAGTCAACGCTATCGAATGTCTCTACAACAAAAACTTCGGAACGTGTTCGAAAGAAGAAACAATCGGCTCAAATAGAGATGGAAAAAGTGCACATAAAAACGGAAAAACTATCGATGGAAGAAAAAGTTAAGGCGAGCAAATCTAGAACAACTGAAAAGGCCTCAGCTAACACAAGTCCAGCACAATCTGAAAAATCCGTCTATGAAGATGCTCTTGAAGGTGATGCTGTGATGCGTCATGTTGCCGTATCTCTAGATAAAGTGGTCACCGGGCCAGTCGAGAAAAATCAAACATTTGCTATAGATAGTAAAAATGGAACATTTTCCGTGCCTGCTTCAAATGGCACCTTTGTTCTACCTTCTCCGACGGGTGCCGCAAATGGTACTTTCCAGATTAGATCGCCGGAAAATGCTGTCAATGAAACTTTCGATGTACGTCAGCTGCCCGGACCGGGTAACAGTACCTTTGtgatggaaaacaaaaacaCCAGCGAGAAGCAGCAGGCACTTATAAACGCTAGCATCATGACCGAGGATAATTCCCAAACTGAAGAAAGTCCGGAGAAACCCAAATCTAAGAAACCTTCCGTTGCGAAGAAACCCGCAACTTTAGCTAAAATCAATCCTAAGAAACACCACGAACTGTTCAGTTTACAGAGTCCTATCAAAACGCGAATAGAAGCTTTCGAAAAAGCGGCCATCGGTTCTCCAATGCATACTCGTACGGGAAAAGTGACAACCCCCAACCAGCCAGCACGACTGCCACCAAAAACATCTACTACCCCTCTTGCGTCTCAGCGATTCCCATCAACTGCTAAAGTCACAACGCCAACTACGCAGAACTCACTCCTCCAGGGCAAAGGCATATCCTCGTCTGCCTCTAAGCTGGCCCATCTACAGAAAAGACCGATAACCGCATCCGGGACCCTCGCCAAATCGCAAAGTCTTTCCAGGGAACCGAGTTTTGACCGATTGACAGGCACCCTATCGGCGGCCTCCTCCAGTTCATCGCTGGCCATAGacgagaaaaagaaaaaacgcGAAGAAAAGCAACGTCTTGCGCAGCAACAGCGCGAACAGATCGAGAAAGAGAAACGTGAACACGCGGAGCGATTGATGCGCGAAAAGGAAGAAAAACATCGCAAACTGGTCCAGGAGAAGGAGGAAAAACTTCGGGCCGAGCAGGTCAAGAAGGCCAAAAAGATGGAGGAGTTCGAGAAGCGGCGTCATCTGGAGGAATTAAACCAGCGACAACTAGCGGAACTGAAGCGTGAGGAACTGGCGAAGCTGGAACAGCAGCAGAG AGCCGAACGGGAACAGGAGATACTCAAGATAAACCAAGCGAAGGAGAATTACGAAATCAAACTGCACAAACAGATGTACCAACAAAAGTTGCAGCAACAGCAGAAACTCCAACAGGCCAGTCTCCAGCAGCAACAGTTGCTGCAACAACAGAAACAAAAATCCGGTTCTACGGCAGCAGCTCCAGCGGAAAAATCATCCAAGGCTTACTTCAACTTCGATATGATCCAAACGGATGATTCGACGGACGACGAAAGCGTCAGTTCTAGCAAAAAGACCAAACGTCCCCCTCTGCCAGCGTGGAGTTCTA AAGAATCCCGGTTCCAACTTATCAGGACACAAGCGGAAATACACTTGAAGGTGATCGATCAGTTCTTCTCGGTGGCCCCAATGACACCGGACTTGCGTGAAATCTTCCCCTCAATTGATGCCCGAAAGCTAAAGCGAAACTCGAGCGCTGTGTGGCGGACACCGCCACGATACTCGCAAATGCCCAAGTACTGA